A portion of the Paenibacillus sp. PvR098 genome contains these proteins:
- the dnaJ gene encoding molecular chaperone DnaJ, with protein MSKRDYYEVLGVGKEASPEDLKKAYRKLARQYHPDVNKEADAESKFKEAKEAYDVLSDDQKKAQYDRFGHVDPNQGMGGGGGQDFGGFGDIFDMFFGGGGQRRNPNAPQRGNDLQYTLTIEFKEAVFGKKIDIHIPRTETCETCEGSGAKSGTKPQTCGVCHGSGQQEVVQNTAFGRIVNRRVCSACQGQGKIIKDKCSTCHGSGKVKKQRTINLNIPAGVDDGAQLRVTGEGESGTRGGPSGDLYVVIRVKPHDFFEREGDDIYCEVPLTFAQAALGDEIEIPTLTEKVKLKIPAGTQTDTYFRLKGKGVPRLRGYGQGDQHVKVVVVTPTNLNDEQKELLREFSKVVGENTNEQQQSIFERMKKAFLGD; from the coding sequence ATGAGCAAACGCGATTACTATGAAGTGCTCGGGGTTGGTAAGGAAGCTTCTCCGGAAGACCTTAAAAAAGCTTACCGCAAGCTGGCGCGTCAATATCACCCGGACGTCAATAAGGAAGCCGACGCTGAATCCAAGTTTAAGGAAGCGAAGGAAGCTTACGATGTTTTGAGCGACGATCAAAAGAAAGCGCAGTACGACCGCTTCGGCCACGTAGATCCGAACCAGGGTATGGGTGGCGGCGGTGGTCAGGATTTCGGCGGCTTCGGCGATATCTTCGACATGTTCTTCGGGGGAGGCGGCCAGCGCCGTAATCCGAACGCGCCACAGCGGGGGAACGATCTTCAGTACACATTGACGATCGAGTTTAAAGAAGCGGTGTTCGGCAAAAAAATCGATATTCATATTCCGCGGACAGAGACGTGCGAGACGTGCGAAGGGAGCGGGGCGAAGTCGGGTACCAAGCCGCAAACGTGCGGCGTCTGCCATGGCTCCGGCCAGCAGGAGGTCGTGCAGAACACGGCTTTCGGCCGCATTGTGAACCGCCGCGTCTGCTCGGCCTGCCAAGGCCAGGGCAAAATTATCAAGGACAAGTGCAGTACCTGCCACGGCTCGGGGAAGGTCAAAAAACAGCGGACAATCAATTTGAACATCCCGGCCGGAGTGGACGATGGAGCTCAGCTCCGTGTAACCGGCGAAGGCGAATCCGGAACGCGCGGAGGTCCTTCAGGAGATCTGTATGTCGTTATTCGGGTGAAGCCTCATGATTTTTTCGAGCGCGAGGGAGACGACATCTACTGTGAAGTGCCGTTGACTTTTGCACAGGCGGCGCTTGGAGACGAGATTGAAATTCCAACCTTGACAGAGAAGGTGAAGCTGAAAATCCCTGCAGGCACCCAAACGGATACGTATTTCCGTCTGAAGGGCAAAGGGGTTCCACGCCTTCGCGGGTACGGACAAGGAGATCAGCATGTTAAGGTCGTTGTCGTTACACCGACGAATTTGAACGATGAACAGAAGGAACTGCTGCGCGAATTTTCAAAGGTTGTTGGAGAGAATACAAATGAGCAGCAGCAATCGATATTTGAACGAATGAAAAAGGCATTTTTAGGTGACTAA